The following are encoded together in the Candidatus Thermoplasmatota archaeon genome:
- a CDS encoding LSM domain-containing protein: MALPLDVLEKAMNQRLSLLLKDGRVIDGKLTGYDEYMNMVLEEVEETNGEAKKRIGNVILRGNNVVSISLL; the protein is encoded by the coding sequence ATGGCGTTACCCTTAGACGTACTGGAAAAGGCTATGAACCAGCGACTTTCTCTTTTGTTAAAAGACGGTAGAGTTATAGATGGTAAACTCACAGGCTATGATGAATACATGAATATGGTGCTTGAAGAAGTTGAGGAAACAAACGGTGAAGCCAAGAAAAGGATAGGTAATGTTATCCTTAGAGGCAATAACGTTGTA